A portion of the Chelmon rostratus isolate fCheRos1 chromosome 15, fCheRos1.pri, whole genome shotgun sequence genome contains these proteins:
- the nin gene encoding ninein isoform X2 yields MDDIQEQDHYEERLKEVFNSFDASGSGSLCPEELSDLCQSLHLDDATPALLHTLLQNQDRLTARVDFDQFKNALILVLSSTIEPPQAEQETLSKPESPEIQPKFVKGSKRYGRRSTPEFIEPISDLSEVRNANPVEQEDLEDNYDSAVPRKRERWNAHETSTEEYEAEGQMHLWNPDEPSTPRGSNTSLSACLEERLREACSELAISWDGYAGHAELLALCEHLGLEINLDVLHRLTGDGVMNVQEFVSRVVNHNKPPTPSASTPYRQLKRHHSTQPFDEGGRRIATPSALTSTIGMRLFSTLDDGTGFTPVEYILDAWMEEGIENSAEILQALNISLDGKLSLGDLTMALENELLVTKNGIHQAALASFKAEIRYLLERVDRELREKEKIRSDLEKAEKLKTQLATEVDEHHSAIEHTNNLNLRKLEQDHKEKLAAVRSELMKEIDQLHQQASLQREELEAEVQKIREDESFLRDHLSISVKENRRLEMELLDSTEKLVEAQSQIAKLQTNVDNIMKEKFGDLDPGSADFFLQEERIKQLRNSYEAQYRELQDRIDELQSELQEFHSLGRVNQTCHKPLSEELESKSPGMESDPGLGSEEVQPFSMSLEAEMMLEQLKEQHLQEMEDLRNQLESKINEFDKMVEKQRATHEAQKAALALQYQQEVQVLKEEMAGIQSHSRELQSQLEQAELERTCLDQTQAKEREELKKLQEEEVGAFRQQLLETHTYTADLEDQLKTLKAQQAETDKNLVNEMEDLKTLHIADIKKLEEQHVELSESRLEEERMKLQEEKAELETRLINDCKKEKELLQQSHEDELKARLEDAKVRFEEERDEIVQKLTEQWQKERAQLDEQNNESLQVLLEEEMLRLVKEQEEKESKLREQWESERAQLLERQEEALLDRILQERSQLQEQFEQREKKLKEDWEKERLQLEEDYEGMLQERLNEEREKFETETEEEEKRLEFRIAEERARLEESHREAVKELTVKHTEERDTLSSMLDKLRDDIAEERSEARRLAEENLVLKQKLAELKEEDLKEAQEEFIQTLERLKKGKIAAQRAAENFKKQISELRLQNQQLEDDNGFLSEKDAQNITDIENLQQQLAELIKENERREVFPAEEKNEALKVDLVESQLSHLVDERKSVDQETLGLRNQLDKAEERVKTADETLQAVNHQCARLKSDLNVLQQERDSLKHDVAVIHKQLQKVNDKNHVLEMALHSSGLQNQGQGKKRYRDEMSRLMEQDQQLLRQENERLQAEVSSINRDLVQSREKVCQLDATVQSLKQHKQQSQSSLVKALEQENASLKQELETQKELSKGCEAGQGHSELERLQQENEALRTQMARLSAQLIETFQDHLVDLLPPSPHRMPRGQHRGEGPDNMQDERERKMKNMEERMREVELSLYNVKLLLKEKVAQLKDQLHKNGKADVLIKDLYVENNQLLKALEITEQRQKIAEKKNYLLEEKISSLNKIVRDLNPSPLTSVPYRICK; encoded by the exons ATGGATGACATCCAGGAGCAGGACCACTATGAGGAGCGCCTAAAAGaagtttttaacagttttgacGCCAGCGGCTCCGGTTCACTGTGCCCGGAGGAGCTCTCTGACCTCTGCCAGTCCCTGCACCTGGATGATGCCACACCAGCTCTTctccacacactgctgcagaacCAGGACCGCCTCACTGCCAGG GTTGACTTTGACCAATTCAAGAATGCACTGATTCTGGTATTGTCATCAACTATTGAGCCACCACAAGCAGAACAGGAGACCTTGTCAAAACCAG AGTCTCCTGAGATCCAACCAAAGTTCGTGAAGGGCAGTAAACGCTATGGACGCCGCTCCACACCAGAGTTCATAGAGCCTATTTCAGATTTGTCCGAAGTTAGAAATGCAAATCCAGTGGAGCAGGAGGATCTGGAGGACAACTATGACTCAGCTGTTCCCAGGAAGCGTGAG CGCTGGAATGCTCACGAAACAAGCACGGAGGAATATGAGGCAGAAG GTCAGATGCATCTCTGGAACCCCGATGAGCCGAGCACACCCCGGGGATCAAACACTTCTCTGTCGGCCTGTTTAGAGGAGAGACTGCGTGAAGCCTGCAGTGAGCTGGCGATATCATGGGACGGCTATGCCGGTCACGCTGAACTGCTCGCTCTCTGTGAACACCTGGGCCTGGAG ataaACCTGGATGTGCTCCATCGTCTAACCGGCGATGGAGTGATGAATGTTCAGGAGTTTGTTTCCAGGGTTGTAAACCACAACAAACCCCCCACACCGTCCGCCTCCACACCGTACAGGCAGCTTAAACGACACCATTCCACTCAG CCCTTTGATGAGGGAGGCCGCAGGATAGCCACTCCATCTGCCCTGACCAGCACCATTGGCATGCGTCTCTTCTCCACCCTTGATGATGGGACCGGTTTCACTCCAGTCGAATACATCCTGGACGCCTGGATGGAAGAGGGAATAGAAAATAGCGCTGAGATCCTGCAG gcTTTGAATATCAGCCTAGATGGAAAACTGAGCCTTGGTGATCTCACCATGGCACTTGAAAATGAGCTACTCGTTACTAAGAATGGGATTCATCAAGCAGCTCTGGCGAGCTTCAAAGCTGAGATCAGATATCTTCT GGAGCGAGTAGACAGAGAActcagggagaaagagaaaatccGATCTGACctggagaaagcagagaaactAAAAACTCAACTTGCCACTGAGGTGGATGAGCATCACTCTGCAATTGAGCACACAAATAACCTCAACCTCAG GAAGCTTGAACAGGACCACAAAGAAAAGCTAGCCGCAGTACGATCAGAGCTGATGAAGGAGATCGATCAGCTCCACCAGCAAGCCAGTCTGCAGCGTGAGGAACTGGAAGCAGAGGTCCAGAAGATCAGGGAGGATGAATCTTTTCTCAGAGACCACCTCTCCATATCTGTGAAG GAAAACAGGCGTCTTGAAATGGAGTTGCTGGACAGCACCGAAAAACTGGTGGAAGCGCAAAGCCAGATTGCAAAACTCCAAACAAATGTGGACAACATTATGAAAGAAAAG TTTGGAGACTTGGACCCTGGCAGTGCAGACTTCTTCCTCCAAGAGGAACGCATTAAACAACTACGCAACAGCTATGAAGCTCAGTACAGG GAACTGCAGGACCGTATTGACGAGCTGCAGTCAGAGTTGCAGGAGTTCCACAGTCTTGGTCGAGTTAATCAGACCTGCCACAAACCTCTCTCTGAAGAGCTGGAGAGTAAAAGCCCTGGCATGGAGTCTGATCCAG GTCTTGGCTCAGAGGAGGTTCAGCCATTCAGCATGAGCCTTGAAGCAGAGATGATGttggagcagctgaaggagcagCACCTTCAGGAGATGGAGGATTTGCGAAACCAGCTGGAAAGCAAG ATCAATGAATTTGACAAGATGGTTGAAAAGCAGAGGGCGACCCATGAGGCCCAGAAGGCTGCCTTAGCCCTCCAGTACCAGCAAGAGGTCCAGGTTTTGAAGGAGGAGATGGCCGGCATTCAGAGCCACTCACGGGAACTCCAGAGCCAGCTCGAGCAAGCGGAGCTGGAGCGAACATGTCTGGATCAGACGCAGGCCAAGGAGAGGGAAGAGCTCAAGAAGCTGCAAGAAGAGGAGGTCGGAGCTTTCAGACAACAGCTGTTAGAGACCCACACCTACACTGCAGATCTGGAGGACCAGCTGAAGACCCTCAAAGCCCAGCAGGCAGAGACGGACAAAAACCTTGTTAATGAGATGGAGGATCTGAAGACACTACACATCGCTGATATTAAGAAACTGGAGGAGCAGCATGTAGAGCTTTCTGAATCCAGACTagaagaggagagaatgaaATTACAAGAAGAAAAGGCAGAGTTGGAGACAAGATTGATAAATGATTGCAAAAAGGAGAAGGAACTATTACAACAAAGCCATGAGGATGAACTGAAGGCCAGACTAGAAGACGCAAAGGTGAGGTTTGAGGAAGAGCGTGATGAGATTGTGCAGAAACTGACAGAGCAGTGGCAGAAAGAGAGGGCTCAGCTGGATGAGCAGAATAATGAGTCTCTGCAGGTTTTGCTGGAGGAAGAGATGTTGAGACTTGTCAAGgaacaggaagagaaggagagcaaGCTCAGGGAGCAGTGGGAGAGCGAACGAGCCCAGCTTCTGGAGCGTCAGGAGGAGGCTCTGCTCGATAGAATCCTGCAGGAAAGGTCGCAGTTACAAGAGCAGTttgagcagagggagaaaaagctGAAGGAGGACtgggagaaggagagactgCAACTGGAGGAGGATTACGAAGGGATGCTCCAGGAAAGGCTTAACgaagagagggagaagtttGAGActgagacggaggaggaggagaagaggctAGAATTTCGAATAGCAGAGGAGAGGGCTCGTCTGGAGGAGAGCCACAGAGAGGCTGTGAAGGAGCTGACCGTGAAGCACACTGAAGAGAGGGACACTCTCAGCAGCATGTTGGACAAGCTACGAGATGACATCGCTGAGGAGAG ATCTGAGGCCAGACGTCTCGCTGAAGAAAACCTCGTCCTCAAGCAGAAGCTTGCTGAGTTGAAGGAAGAGGACTTGAAAGAGGCCCAGGAAGAGTTTAT ACAAACATTGGAGCGcttgaaaaaaggaaagattgCAGCTCAAAGGGCCGCAGAGAATTTCAAGAAACAG ATTTCAGAGTTGCGTTTGCAgaaccagcagctggaggatGACAATGGGTTTCTGTCAGAGAAGGATGCCCAGAATATTACTGATATTGAGAATTTAcaacagcagctggcagagctGATAAAGGAAAacgagaggagggaggtgttCCCCGCTGAAGAGAAAAATGAG GCACTTAAAGTCGACCTTGTGGAGAGTCAGCTGAGTCACCTGGTGGATGAGCGGAAGAGTGTGGATCAGGAGACTCTAGGTCTCCGCAATCAGCTAGACAAAGCTGAAGAGAGG GTGAAGACAGCAGATGAAACTCTTCAGGCCGTGAACCATCAATGTGCTCGTCTTAAGTCCGACCTCAATGTTCTTCAGCAAGAGAGGGATTCCCTCAAACATGATGTTGCAGTgatacacaaacagctgcaaaagGTCAATGATAAA AACCATGTTCTGGAGATGGCCTTGCACTCGAGTGGTCTCCAGAATCAGGGTCAGGGCAAGAAGCGGTACAGAGATGAGATGTCTCGACTGATGGAGCAggatcagcagctgctgaggcagGAAAACGAACGGCTTCAGGCAGAAGTGAGCAGCATCAACAGAGACCTTGTCCAGTCCAGAGAGAAG gtctgtcaGCTTGATGCTACCGTCCAGTCCCtgaagcagcacaaacagcagagtCAGTCCTCCCTGGTGAAGGCCTTGGAGCAGGAGAACGCCTCTCtgaagcaggagctggagacACAAAAGGAGCTCAGCAAG gGCTGTGAAGCAGGACAAGGACActcagagctggagaggctTCAACAAGAAAATGAAGCACTCAGGACCCAAATGGCTCGACTGTCTGCACAGCTGATAGAG ACATTCCAGGATCATTTGGTCGATCTTCTGCCTCCGTCACCCCACAGGATGCCCAGAGGACAGCATCGTGGCGAAGGTCCAGACAACATGCAG GatgaaagggagaggaagatgaagaataTGGAGGAGCGTATGAGGGAAGTTGAGCTGTCGCTGTATAACGTCAAACTGCTGCTCAAGGAGAAGGTTGCTCAGCTGAAAGACCAG CTTCACAAGAATGGCAAAGCAGACGTGTTGATCAAAGATCTGTATGTGGAGAACAACCAGCTGCTGAAAGCTCTGG
- the nin gene encoding ninein isoform X1: MDDIQEQDHYEERLKEVFNSFDASGSGSLCPEELSDLCQSLHLDDATPALLHTLLQNQDRLTARVDFDQFKNALILVLSSTIEPPQAEQETLSKPESPEIQPKFVKGSKRYGRRSTPEFIEPISDLSEVRNANPVEQEDLEDNYDSAVPRKRERWNAHETSTEEYEAEGQMHLWNPDEPSTPRGSNTSLSACLEERLREACSELAISWDGYAGHAELLALCEHLGLEINLDVLHRLTGDGVMNVQEFVSRVVNHNKPPTPSASTPYRQLKRHHSTQPFDEGGRRIATPSALTSTIGMRLFSTLDDGTGFTPVEYILDAWMEEGIENSAEILQALNISLDGKLSLGDLTMALENELLVTKNGIHQAALASFKAEIRYLLERVDRELREKEKIRSDLEKAEKLKTQLATEVDEHHSAIEHTNNLNLRKLEQDHKEKLAAVRSELMKEIDQLHQQASLQREELEAEVQKIREDESFLRDHLSISVKENRRLEMELLDSTEKLVEAQSQIAKLQTNVDNIMKEKFGDLDPGSADFFLQEERIKQLRNSYEAQYRELQDRIDELQSELQEFHSLGRVNQTCHKPLSEELESKSPGMESDPGLGSEEVQPFSMSLEAEMMLEQLKEQHLQEMEDLRNQLESKINEFDKMVEKQRATHEAQKAALALQYQQEVQVLKEEMAGIQSHSRELQSQLEQAELERTCLDQTQAKEREELKKLQEEEVGAFRQQLLETHTYTADLEDQLKTLKAQQAETDKNLVNEMEDLKTLHIADIKKLEEQHVELSESRLEEERMKLQEEKAELETRLINDCKKEKELLQQSHEDELKARLEDAKVRFEEERDEIVQKLTEQWQKERAQLDEQNNESLQVLLEEEMLRLVKEQEEKESKLREQWESERAQLLERQEEALLDRILQERSQLQEQFEQREKKLKEDWEKERLQLEEDYEGMLQERLNEEREKFETETEEEEKRLEFRIAEERARLEESHREAVKELTVKHTEERDTLSSMLDKLRDDIAEERSEARRLAEENLVLKQKLAELKEEDLKEAQEEFIQTLERLKKGKIAAQRAAENFKKQISELRLQNQQLEDDNGFLSEKDAQNITDIENLQQQLAELIKENERREVFPAEEKNEMLVCVSALEAELTKALDDTAQLEERNTQLSQQLSALREKALKVDLVESQLSHLVDERKSVDQETLGLRNQLDKAEERVKTADETLQAVNHQCARLKSDLNVLQQERDSLKHDVAVIHKQLQKVNDKNHVLEMALHSSGLQNQGQGKKRYRDEMSRLMEQDQQLLRQENERLQAEVSSINRDLVQSREKVCQLDATVQSLKQHKQQSQSSLVKALEQENASLKQELETQKELSKGCEAGQGHSELERLQQENEALRTQMARLSAQLIETFQDHLVDLLPPSPHRMPRGQHRGEGPDNMQDERERKMKNMEERMREVELSLYNVKLLLKEKVAQLKDQLHKNGKADVLIKDLYVENNQLLKALEITEQRQKIAEKKNYLLEEKISSLNKIVRDLNPSPLTSVPYRICK; this comes from the exons ATGGATGACATCCAGGAGCAGGACCACTATGAGGAGCGCCTAAAAGaagtttttaacagttttgacGCCAGCGGCTCCGGTTCACTGTGCCCGGAGGAGCTCTCTGACCTCTGCCAGTCCCTGCACCTGGATGATGCCACACCAGCTCTTctccacacactgctgcagaacCAGGACCGCCTCACTGCCAGG GTTGACTTTGACCAATTCAAGAATGCACTGATTCTGGTATTGTCATCAACTATTGAGCCACCACAAGCAGAACAGGAGACCTTGTCAAAACCAG AGTCTCCTGAGATCCAACCAAAGTTCGTGAAGGGCAGTAAACGCTATGGACGCCGCTCCACACCAGAGTTCATAGAGCCTATTTCAGATTTGTCCGAAGTTAGAAATGCAAATCCAGTGGAGCAGGAGGATCTGGAGGACAACTATGACTCAGCTGTTCCCAGGAAGCGTGAG CGCTGGAATGCTCACGAAACAAGCACGGAGGAATATGAGGCAGAAG GTCAGATGCATCTCTGGAACCCCGATGAGCCGAGCACACCCCGGGGATCAAACACTTCTCTGTCGGCCTGTTTAGAGGAGAGACTGCGTGAAGCCTGCAGTGAGCTGGCGATATCATGGGACGGCTATGCCGGTCACGCTGAACTGCTCGCTCTCTGTGAACACCTGGGCCTGGAG ataaACCTGGATGTGCTCCATCGTCTAACCGGCGATGGAGTGATGAATGTTCAGGAGTTTGTTTCCAGGGTTGTAAACCACAACAAACCCCCCACACCGTCCGCCTCCACACCGTACAGGCAGCTTAAACGACACCATTCCACTCAG CCCTTTGATGAGGGAGGCCGCAGGATAGCCACTCCATCTGCCCTGACCAGCACCATTGGCATGCGTCTCTTCTCCACCCTTGATGATGGGACCGGTTTCACTCCAGTCGAATACATCCTGGACGCCTGGATGGAAGAGGGAATAGAAAATAGCGCTGAGATCCTGCAG gcTTTGAATATCAGCCTAGATGGAAAACTGAGCCTTGGTGATCTCACCATGGCACTTGAAAATGAGCTACTCGTTACTAAGAATGGGATTCATCAAGCAGCTCTGGCGAGCTTCAAAGCTGAGATCAGATATCTTCT GGAGCGAGTAGACAGAGAActcagggagaaagagaaaatccGATCTGACctggagaaagcagagaaactAAAAACTCAACTTGCCACTGAGGTGGATGAGCATCACTCTGCAATTGAGCACACAAATAACCTCAACCTCAG GAAGCTTGAACAGGACCACAAAGAAAAGCTAGCCGCAGTACGATCAGAGCTGATGAAGGAGATCGATCAGCTCCACCAGCAAGCCAGTCTGCAGCGTGAGGAACTGGAAGCAGAGGTCCAGAAGATCAGGGAGGATGAATCTTTTCTCAGAGACCACCTCTCCATATCTGTGAAG GAAAACAGGCGTCTTGAAATGGAGTTGCTGGACAGCACCGAAAAACTGGTGGAAGCGCAAAGCCAGATTGCAAAACTCCAAACAAATGTGGACAACATTATGAAAGAAAAG TTTGGAGACTTGGACCCTGGCAGTGCAGACTTCTTCCTCCAAGAGGAACGCATTAAACAACTACGCAACAGCTATGAAGCTCAGTACAGG GAACTGCAGGACCGTATTGACGAGCTGCAGTCAGAGTTGCAGGAGTTCCACAGTCTTGGTCGAGTTAATCAGACCTGCCACAAACCTCTCTCTGAAGAGCTGGAGAGTAAAAGCCCTGGCATGGAGTCTGATCCAG GTCTTGGCTCAGAGGAGGTTCAGCCATTCAGCATGAGCCTTGAAGCAGAGATGATGttggagcagctgaaggagcagCACCTTCAGGAGATGGAGGATTTGCGAAACCAGCTGGAAAGCAAG ATCAATGAATTTGACAAGATGGTTGAAAAGCAGAGGGCGACCCATGAGGCCCAGAAGGCTGCCTTAGCCCTCCAGTACCAGCAAGAGGTCCAGGTTTTGAAGGAGGAGATGGCCGGCATTCAGAGCCACTCACGGGAACTCCAGAGCCAGCTCGAGCAAGCGGAGCTGGAGCGAACATGTCTGGATCAGACGCAGGCCAAGGAGAGGGAAGAGCTCAAGAAGCTGCAAGAAGAGGAGGTCGGAGCTTTCAGACAACAGCTGTTAGAGACCCACACCTACACTGCAGATCTGGAGGACCAGCTGAAGACCCTCAAAGCCCAGCAGGCAGAGACGGACAAAAACCTTGTTAATGAGATGGAGGATCTGAAGACACTACACATCGCTGATATTAAGAAACTGGAGGAGCAGCATGTAGAGCTTTCTGAATCCAGACTagaagaggagagaatgaaATTACAAGAAGAAAAGGCAGAGTTGGAGACAAGATTGATAAATGATTGCAAAAAGGAGAAGGAACTATTACAACAAAGCCATGAGGATGAACTGAAGGCCAGACTAGAAGACGCAAAGGTGAGGTTTGAGGAAGAGCGTGATGAGATTGTGCAGAAACTGACAGAGCAGTGGCAGAAAGAGAGGGCTCAGCTGGATGAGCAGAATAATGAGTCTCTGCAGGTTTTGCTGGAGGAAGAGATGTTGAGACTTGTCAAGgaacaggaagagaaggagagcaaGCTCAGGGAGCAGTGGGAGAGCGAACGAGCCCAGCTTCTGGAGCGTCAGGAGGAGGCTCTGCTCGATAGAATCCTGCAGGAAAGGTCGCAGTTACAAGAGCAGTttgagcagagggagaaaaagctGAAGGAGGACtgggagaaggagagactgCAACTGGAGGAGGATTACGAAGGGATGCTCCAGGAAAGGCTTAACgaagagagggagaagtttGAGActgagacggaggaggaggagaagaggctAGAATTTCGAATAGCAGAGGAGAGGGCTCGTCTGGAGGAGAGCCACAGAGAGGCTGTGAAGGAGCTGACCGTGAAGCACACTGAAGAGAGGGACACTCTCAGCAGCATGTTGGACAAGCTACGAGATGACATCGCTGAGGAGAG ATCTGAGGCCAGACGTCTCGCTGAAGAAAACCTCGTCCTCAAGCAGAAGCTTGCTGAGTTGAAGGAAGAGGACTTGAAAGAGGCCCAGGAAGAGTTTAT ACAAACATTGGAGCGcttgaaaaaaggaaagattgCAGCTCAAAGGGCCGCAGAGAATTTCAAGAAACAG ATTTCAGAGTTGCGTTTGCAgaaccagcagctggaggatGACAATGGGTTTCTGTCAGAGAAGGATGCCCAGAATATTACTGATATTGAGAATTTAcaacagcagctggcagagctGATAAAGGAAAacgagaggagggaggtgttCCCCGCTGAAGAGAAAAATGAG AtgttagtttgtgtgtctgcactggAGGCAGAGCTGACCAAAGCTTTGGATGACAcagcacagctggaggagaggaatacccagctgtcacagcagctctctgccCTCAGAGAGAAG GCACTTAAAGTCGACCTTGTGGAGAGTCAGCTGAGTCACCTGGTGGATGAGCGGAAGAGTGTGGATCAGGAGACTCTAGGTCTCCGCAATCAGCTAGACAAAGCTGAAGAGAGG GTGAAGACAGCAGATGAAACTCTTCAGGCCGTGAACCATCAATGTGCTCGTCTTAAGTCCGACCTCAATGTTCTTCAGCAAGAGAGGGATTCCCTCAAACATGATGTTGCAGTgatacacaaacagctgcaaaagGTCAATGATAAA AACCATGTTCTGGAGATGGCCTTGCACTCGAGTGGTCTCCAGAATCAGGGTCAGGGCAAGAAGCGGTACAGAGATGAGATGTCTCGACTGATGGAGCAggatcagcagctgctgaggcagGAAAACGAACGGCTTCAGGCAGAAGTGAGCAGCATCAACAGAGACCTTGTCCAGTCCAGAGAGAAG gtctgtcaGCTTGATGCTACCGTCCAGTCCCtgaagcagcacaaacagcagagtCAGTCCTCCCTGGTGAAGGCCTTGGAGCAGGAGAACGCCTCTCtgaagcaggagctggagacACAAAAGGAGCTCAGCAAG gGCTGTGAAGCAGGACAAGGACActcagagctggagaggctTCAACAAGAAAATGAAGCACTCAGGACCCAAATGGCTCGACTGTCTGCACAGCTGATAGAG ACATTCCAGGATCATTTGGTCGATCTTCTGCCTCCGTCACCCCACAGGATGCCCAGAGGACAGCATCGTGGCGAAGGTCCAGACAACATGCAG GatgaaagggagaggaagatgaagaataTGGAGGAGCGTATGAGGGAAGTTGAGCTGTCGCTGTATAACGTCAAACTGCTGCTCAAGGAGAAGGTTGCTCAGCTGAAAGACCAG CTTCACAAGAATGGCAAAGCAGACGTGTTGATCAAAGATCTGTATGTGGAGAACAACCAGCTGCTGAAAGCTCTGG